The following coding sequences lie in one Pontibacter sp. G13 genomic window:
- a CDS encoding DUF3857 domain-containing protein — MNAKQVSVLIIMMVSIIFSVKAQKRPKMGKVSEADLNMERYEPDTGAAAVILLNYQKIIPTTDIKQTHLVMSYYRHVRIKILKPSALSLADIEVPFLSKSNLESISNLKGLVYNQEPDGSWSTTKLTKDNWLTEKLTESLSALKVTFPNVKAGSVIEYSYQLQSYNIRYIRDFYFMSEYPTKEVHSIFHPADGFYYQHNILGEIVGIQQGSTTDYQGLPGKYFFGHHIPAFKEEAYSNLPRNFYTRLSYSLTNVARSGQYAELISNWTAVIDDYVTDTQYESFMRTGGFLKKMYEDVANSGNYSEDPKEQVKAIAGYVRDQFSFNDRLNEWPIQSIGQLLRKLEGNSAELNLLTIGILREAGIKAYPVAISTRNHGIVNPFNPTSTELNHLVARVELETDTFIIDVTNGTNPADMIPLRDLNGEGLLLRQGLAKWVPIEPNHTFKSSHSIGASLWRSGTLDLNMNLKYQGYQASVQKGKYAEAESEEAYFDAEFLSEAPQSELSSIEISGTEGESQSFNVKCEVSTDDFTEVIGDRIIVYPMLFWTLDESPFKLEKRNYPVDYRAPIEERIVLTLEIPEGYEVEEIPGDKRFMLPGRAGVFTFSSIRLGDKLQVMCNLSISQTVFTSLEYPNLKAFMEMVVEKHNEVIVFKLEP, encoded by the coding sequence ATGAACGCTAAGCAAGTCTCCGTGCTGATTATCATGATGGTCAGCATTATTTTTTCCGTGAAAGCACAAAAAAGGCCCAAAATGGGTAAGGTATCCGAGGCAGACCTCAACATGGAACGCTATGAGCCTGATACCGGAGCCGCGGCTGTCATTCTCCTGAATTATCAGAAGATCATCCCAACGACAGATATCAAGCAGACCCACTTGGTCATGTCCTACTATCGTCATGTACGAATCAAGATCCTTAAACCATCTGCCTTGTCCTTGGCAGATATTGAAGTTCCCTTCCTTTCCAAAAGCAACCTCGAAAGCATTTCCAACCTGAAAGGCCTGGTGTACAATCAGGAACCAGATGGATCATGGAGTACGACTAAATTGACCAAGGACAATTGGCTGACGGAAAAACTTACAGAAAGCCTATCTGCATTGAAAGTGACCTTTCCCAATGTAAAGGCAGGATCTGTCATCGAATACTCCTATCAGCTTCAAAGCTACAATATCCGCTACATCCGCGACTTCTACTTCATGTCGGAATATCCTACCAAGGAGGTACATTCTATCTTCCATCCAGCGGACGGGTTTTACTACCAACACAATATTCTAGGAGAGATTGTCGGTATCCAGCAAGGCTCGACGACGGACTACCAAGGACTCCCGGGCAAATACTTCTTTGGCCACCATATACCCGCATTCAAAGAGGAGGCCTACTCCAATCTGCCTCGGAACTTTTACACGCGCCTGAGCTATAGCCTCACCAATGTCGCTCGATCGGGGCAGTATGCAGAGCTCATCTCCAATTGGACTGCTGTGATTGATGACTATGTGACTGATACCCAATATGAGTCATTTATGCGCACAGGCGGCTTTTTGAAAAAAATGTATGAGGATGTAGCTAATTCAGGCAATTATAGCGAAGATCCTAAAGAGCAAGTCAAAGCGATCGCAGGATATGTCAGGGATCAATTCTCCTTCAACGACCGCTTGAACGAATGGCCTATTCAATCCATCGGTCAACTCCTCAGAAAACTGGAAGGAAATAGCGCTGAACTCAACCTGCTGACGATCGGAATATTGCGTGAAGCAGGAATCAAAGCCTATCCAGTGGCGATCAGTACCCGCAATCATGGTATTGTCAACCCATTTAATCCGACAAGTACAGAGCTCAACCATCTGGTTGCGAGGGTCGAGCTTGAGACGGATACGTTCATCATAGATGTTACCAATGGTACAAATCCCGCAGATATGATTCCGTTGAGAGATCTCAATGGAGAGGGCTTATTGCTTCGTCAGGGGTTGGCCAAATGGGTCCCGATTGAGCCAAATCATACCTTCAAGTCCTCCCATTCCATTGGGGCGTCCTTGTGGCGCAGTGGTACACTCGACCTCAATATGAATCTAAAGTACCAAGGATATCAAGCCTCTGTTCAAAAAGGAAAGTACGCTGAAGCAGAATCTGAGGAGGCATACTTCGATGCGGAATTCCTTAGCGAAGCTCCTCAAAGTGAACTTTCCTCTATTGAAATCAGTGGAACTGAAGGAGAGTCCCAATCCTTCAACGTGAAATGCGAAGTCAGTACAGATGATTTCACCGAAGTGATCGGGGACCGAATCATCGTCTATCCGATGCTCTTTTGGACGCTGGATGAATCCCCATTCAAACTGGAAAAACGAAACTATCCCGTAGATTATCGCGCACCAATTGAGGAGCGGATTGTCCTGACCCTAGAGATTCCGGAGGGCTATGAAGTCGAAGAGATTCCGGGTGATAAGCGATTCATGCTTCCCGGAAGAGCTGGGGTATTTACCTTTAGTTCGATACGGCTGGGAGACAAGTTGCAGGTCATGTGTAACTTGAGTATTTCCCAAACTGTCTTTACCTCCTTAGAATATCCCAATCTAAAAGCCTTCATGGAGATGGTGGTTGAAAAACACAATGAGGTAATTGTATTCAAGCTCGAGCCATAG
- a CDS encoding glycosyltransferase family 2 protein has protein sequence MAFQIFIYAVFALYGIALTLIFLYSLGQLHLVLTFWRNRKRYSPKPPLSDQDELPFVTIQLPIYNELYVVERLLDCVAAMDYPKDRFEIQLLDDSTDETVDLAAKVVARHRANGVDMQHIRRPDRVGFKAGALAYGMTVAKGEFIAIFDADFLPRPDFLRVALAHFTQPEIGVVQSRWQHLNQHYSIFTEAQAFHLDAHFTIEQFSRSNSGYYLNFNGTAGIWRKVCIEDAGGWEADTLTEDLDLSYRAQIKGWKFEYVDDLGSPAELPAEMGAIKSQQYRWMKGGAEVASKMLRNVWRSNAPFDRKLHGTLHLLSSSVFLLVFVLGITSVPLLFLKHSYFEGKVDFLILPVAALMCSFVSLGLLYLSTFAHREDNLKQALKRFFLYYIPFLSLSMGLSLHNSVAVLQGYWGKKTPFIRTPKYNLQQKGDKWQHVKYKTRKVKPAVYLELALAIYFLAGIVMAIHYRDSAILPFMIMQMFGFGAVGIFSFRHAWKK, from the coding sequence GTGGCATTTCAAATCTTCATATATGCAGTGTTCGCCCTCTACGGGATCGCACTCACACTGATTTTCCTCTACAGTTTGGGGCAATTGCACTTGGTCCTGACCTTTTGGCGCAACAGAAAACGCTACTCCCCCAAACCTCCACTCTCAGATCAAGATGAGCTGCCGTTTGTGACGATCCAGTTGCCGATCTACAATGAACTGTATGTAGTCGAGAGATTGCTGGATTGTGTGGCTGCCATGGATTACCCCAAGGATCGATTTGAAATACAGCTTCTAGACGATTCCACAGATGAGACTGTAGACTTGGCTGCCAAAGTTGTCGCTCGGCATAGAGCCAATGGAGTCGACATGCAACATATTCGCAGACCCGATCGAGTGGGATTCAAAGCAGGAGCCCTTGCCTATGGGATGACTGTGGCCAAAGGGGAATTCATTGCGATTTTCGATGCCGATTTTTTGCCAAGGCCCGACTTCTTGCGAGTTGCTCTCGCGCACTTCACACAACCTGAGATTGGAGTGGTACAGAGTAGGTGGCAACATTTGAATCAGCACTATTCCATCTTCACAGAAGCTCAAGCCTTTCACCTGGATGCACATTTTACCATCGAGCAATTCAGTCGATCGAATAGCGGATATTATCTGAATTTCAACGGGACAGCCGGAATCTGGCGCAAAGTCTGTATCGAAGATGCGGGTGGCTGGGAAGCCGATACATTGACGGAAGATCTTGATTTGAGCTACCGAGCCCAGATCAAAGGTTGGAAATTTGAATATGTTGACGATTTGGGTTCTCCAGCCGAATTACCTGCTGAAATGGGTGCCATCAAATCCCAACAATACCGATGGATGAAAGGCGGGGCCGAAGTCGCTTCGAAAATGTTGCGGAATGTCTGGAGGTCCAATGCACCTTTTGACCGAAAGCTTCATGGCACTTTGCACCTGTTGAGTAGCTCAGTCTTCCTATTGGTATTTGTCCTCGGGATCACCAGTGTTCCCTTGCTATTTTTGAAACATAGCTATTTTGAGGGCAAGGTTGATTTCCTCATTCTCCCAGTAGCCGCTCTGATGTGTAGCTTTGTCAGTTTGGGTCTTCTTTACCTTTCGACATTTGCTCACCGCGAAGACAATCTAAAACAGGCACTCAAGCGCTTCTTCCTTTATTATATTCCTTTTCTCTCCCTATCCATGGGGCTTTCGCTCCACAACTCGGTGGCAGTTTTGCAGGGTTATTGGGGAAAGAAAACGCCATTTATCCGCACCCCAAAATACAATCTCCAGCAAAAGGGCGATAAATGGCAGCATGTGAAATACAAGACTCGAAAAGTCAAGCCAGCCGTCTATCTCGAGCTCGCTTTGGCCATCTACTTCCTTGCGGGGATTGTCATGGCCATCCATTATCGAGACAGTGCTATTTTGCCATTTATGATCATGCAAATGTTCGGCTTCGGAGCAGTTGGTATTTTTTCTTTTCGGCACGCCTGGAAGAAATAG
- a CDS encoding glycosyltransferase family 2 protein, which yields MSPNPKRPIVKVLIPAYNEAESIGFVLRDIPKDLVQETVVISNASTDDTESNAEAGGATVLREPRMGYGNACLAGIAYLKQLPPDQQPDIVVFLDGDYSDHPEEMATLLEPIWTGGMDMVIGSRALGARESGSMQPQQIFGNWLATTLIKWIYRVEFSDLGPFRAIRFDKLLQIGMVDQTYGWTVEMQVKAAKQGLACTEVPVSYRRRIGVSKVSGTVKGTIMAGYKILWTIFKYI from the coding sequence ATGTCTCCCAACCCCAAAAGGCCTATTGTCAAAGTCCTCATTCCCGCATACAACGAGGCCGAAAGTATCGGATTTGTCTTGAGAGACATCCCCAAAGATTTGGTTCAGGAAACAGTTGTCATCAGTAATGCCTCTACCGACGACACCGAATCCAACGCAGAAGCAGGAGGTGCAACAGTCCTCAGAGAGCCTCGAATGGGATATGGCAATGCGTGTCTCGCGGGGATAGCGTATCTCAAACAACTACCACCAGATCAGCAACCCGATATTGTGGTATTCTTGGATGGTGATTACTCCGATCATCCTGAGGAAATGGCGACCTTGCTAGAACCGATATGGACCGGAGGAATGGACATGGTCATCGGTTCTAGAGCGCTTGGAGCTCGAGAATCAGGTTCCATGCAGCCACAGCAGATATTTGGAAATTGGCTTGCAACGACCTTGATCAAATGGATCTACCGAGTAGAGTTCTCTGACCTAGGACCTTTTAGAGCCATCAGATTCGACAAACTCCTCCAAATTGGCATGGTAGACCAAACCTACGGATGGACTGTCGAAATGCAGGTCAAAGCAGCCAAACAAGGCCTAGCTTGCACAGAAGTTCCGGTATCTTACCGAAGAAGAATCGGCGTATCCAAAGTCTCTGGCACAGTCAAGGGCACCATCATGGCTGGATACAAAATCCTGTGGACGATATTTAAGTATATCTGA
- a CDS encoding serine hydrolase — protein sequence MRSRKNKWMLFVLPIVAGLGVFLFSSGFSYGSEERYSRYRTFEFTVWGDTLRQGRAAGVQMVNLSARETAKASMILLKNDSAVLPFRHLEEKRFHLLSLGRPVPVFEATLRKYGHVTAEWAEQPGVRPASSFDGYNPVIVAVNDPKCTESELRKYLDEIAEYTEVVVVNFSDYWIMREITHFATMVQAPNEDRIVQDVAAQALFGGLPFRRGIPDEWKDDLNLQDPDQTETIRLAYSEPEYLGISSDSLSRIEEIISEGIEQFAMPGCQVLVAKAGHVIYHRSFGYHTYERKRPVRNSDIYDLASITKVAATTLASMKMYEEGKLSLSARVGDYLHDGQYASYSQTVTDTMPVEAYFQRVSMENGRIPRGDTLRYQDSLFLLRRTVAGPEVTHHSQVFDIRLADLLTHTSGLQAGLPIGPYMRRSAQDVYSTSYSEDYSIPVANRLYMRENYLDSLWNVTKGLSRDSSRYRYSCVNMIVMQRVIDSLAQSSMSDLLQQEFYDRLGLQTMGYNPRELYDLDRLVPTSSDIWRGQMLCGTVHDPTAALMGGISGNAGLFSNANDLGILAQMWLNGGSYGGEQLLQDTTVARFAQKQRGHRGFGFDMAPKNSEYLVAESASSNTFGHTGFTGTCVWVDPVNDLVFVFLSNRIHPSPKNFKINELRIRQRVHQVVYDALGIPSRIPQIIMPRRLDRNQPVLAMNP from the coding sequence ATGAGATCGCGGAAAAATAAATGGATGCTGTTTGTGTTGCCGATTGTGGCAGGGCTAGGGGTATTCCTGTTTTCCAGTGGCTTTTCTTATGGGAGCGAGGAGCGATACAGCCGATACAGAACCTTCGAATTTACGGTCTGGGGAGACACCCTACGTCAAGGCCGTGCAGCTGGAGTGCAAATGGTCAATCTCTCAGCTCGGGAGACTGCCAAGGCTTCGATGATTTTGTTGAAGAATGACTCGGCCGTTCTTCCCTTCCGACACCTTGAGGAAAAGCGCTTTCACCTTCTAAGTCTTGGCCGGCCTGTTCCGGTGTTTGAGGCTACGCTGCGCAAATATGGTCATGTGACTGCTGAATGGGCAGAGCAACCTGGGGTTCGTCCAGCATCTTCCTTCGACGGGTACAATCCTGTCATCGTCGCAGTCAATGACCCTAAATGCACCGAATCTGAATTGAGAAAATATCTCGACGAAATTGCCGAATACACAGAGGTCGTAGTCGTCAATTTCTCGGATTACTGGATCATGCGCGAAATCACGCATTTCGCGACGATGGTACAAGCTCCCAATGAAGATCGAATCGTTCAGGATGTGGCTGCTCAAGCTCTATTTGGCGGCCTTCCTTTCCGTCGAGGAATTCCTGACGAATGGAAAGATGATTTGAACCTTCAAGATCCTGATCAAACGGAGACTATTCGCCTCGCGTACTCTGAGCCCGAGTATTTGGGGATTTCCTCTGATTCCCTCAGCCGAATCGAAGAGATTATCTCTGAAGGAATCGAGCAGTTTGCCATGCCGGGCTGCCAAGTGCTGGTTGCGAAAGCTGGGCATGTGATCTATCACCGCTCATTTGGGTATCACACGTATGAACGCAAGCGTCCAGTCCGAAATTCCGATATCTACGATCTGGCCTCTATCACCAAGGTCGCAGCGACCACGCTGGCTTCCATGAAGATGTATGAGGAGGGCAAACTAAGCCTTTCTGCAAGGGTAGGGGATTACCTCCACGACGGGCAATATGCCAGCTATTCTCAGACAGTGACAGATACGATGCCTGTCGAGGCCTATTTTCAGCGGGTTTCCATGGAGAATGGCAGAATTCCTCGGGGAGATACCCTGAGATACCAAGACAGCTTATTCCTGCTTCGGAGAACAGTTGCCGGACCCGAGGTGACGCATCATAGCCAAGTATTTGATATTCGATTGGCCGATTTGTTGACCCATACTTCGGGGCTTCAAGCTGGGTTGCCGATCGGACCTTATATGCGCAGAAGTGCCCAAGACGTTTATAGTACTTCCTATTCTGAGGATTATTCGATTCCAGTTGCCAATCGTCTCTACATGCGTGAAAACTATCTGGATTCACTGTGGAATGTCACCAAGGGGCTTTCCCGTGATTCATCCAGATATCGCTATTCTTGTGTGAACATGATAGTCATGCAAAGAGTGATCGACTCTCTGGCTCAGAGTTCCATGTCAGATCTGCTTCAGCAGGAGTTCTATGATCGATTGGGGCTGCAGACTATGGGATATAACCCGCGGGAATTGTACGATCTGGATCGGTTGGTACCGACTTCCTCGGATATTTGGAGAGGGCAGATGCTGTGCGGGACCGTTCATGATCCAACTGCTGCACTGATGGGAGGAATTTCGGGGAATGCAGGTCTATTCTCCAATGCCAATGATCTTGGGATTTTGGCTCAAATGTGGTTGAATGGAGGAAGCTATGGCGGAGAACAACTCCTGCAGGATACGACGGTAGCCCGGTTTGCACAAAAGCAGAGAGGGCATCGTGGATTCGGATTTGATATGGCTCCCAAAAACAGCGAATATCTTGTTGCAGAGAGTGCTTCGTCTAATACCTTTGGGCATACTGGATTTACTGGGACATGTGTTTGGGTTGACCCTGTGAATGATTTGGTGTTTGTGTTCTTGTCGAATCGCATTCACCCAAGTCCCAAGAACTTCAAGATCAACGAACTTCGAATCCGTCAAAGGGTGCATCAGGTGGTATACGATGCATTGGGTATTCCATCGCGGATTCCTCAGATCATCATGCCAAGACGCTTGGATCGCAATCAGCCAGTTTTGGCCATGAATCCTTAG
- a CDS encoding acetyl-CoA C-acyltransferase yields MEAYIVAGLRTAVGKANRGGFKNYRPDDLGAEVIKSLVNKVPELDPTRVDDLICGCAVPEAEQGMQVARMVSLMSLPMNVSGVTVNRYCGSGLETIAMGVAKIKAGMADVIIAGGIESMSMVPVMGHKPALNYKIASQHPDWYLGMGLTAEEVAVDYNISREDMDEFSYNSHQKALKAIDEGRFKDQIVPIEVEDVFVDANGRQKTNKYVVDTDEGPRRDTNLAALGKLRPVFRQNGTVTAGNSSQTSDGASFVMIMSEKMVKELNLTPIARMVGYATEGVDPRIMGMGPIKAVPKVLKQTGLSLNDIQQIELNEAFAAQSLAVIRELDLNPEIINVNGGAIALGHPLGCSGSKLSVQLMNEMKLRNQRYGMVTACVGGGQGVAGIYEVLSN; encoded by the coding sequence ATGGAAGCATATATCGTAGCCGGCCTCCGTACGGCTGTAGGAAAAGCCAACCGCGGCGGATTCAAAAATTACCGTCCGGATGATCTCGGGGCTGAAGTGATCAAGTCCCTCGTCAACAAGGTCCCAGAACTCGACCCAACGAGAGTTGATGACCTGATCTGTGGATGCGCAGTACCTGAAGCCGAACAAGGGATGCAGGTAGCTCGCATGGTTTCTTTGATGTCCTTGCCCATGAATGTTTCTGGGGTGACAGTCAATCGCTACTGCGGCTCTGGCCTCGAAACCATCGCCATGGGAGTCGCCAAGATCAAAGCTGGTATGGCAGATGTCATTATCGCAGGTGGAATCGAGAGCATGTCGATGGTTCCAGTAATGGGACACAAACCAGCATTGAACTATAAAATCGCTTCTCAGCATCCTGATTGGTATCTCGGGATGGGATTGACTGCAGAAGAGGTCGCGGTCGATTACAACATCTCCCGTGAAGACATGGATGAGTTCTCATACAACTCACATCAAAAGGCCCTCAAAGCCATCGATGAAGGCAGATTCAAAGATCAAATCGTACCGATCGAGGTTGAGGATGTATTTGTAGATGCCAATGGTCGTCAAAAAACCAACAAGTATGTGGTAGATACAGATGAAGGACCACGCCGCGACACCAACCTGGCTGCATTGGGCAAACTTCGTCCAGTATTCCGCCAAAATGGTACTGTAACTGCTGGTAACTCTTCCCAAACTTCCGATGGAGCCTCCTTCGTGATGATCATGTCGGAAAAAATGGTCAAAGAGCTGAATCTGACGCCAATCGCTCGGATGGTAGGGTATGCTACAGAAGGGGTAGATCCTCGCATCATGGGTATGGGACCTATCAAAGCTGTTCCAAAAGTTTTGAAGCAAACGGGCCTTAGCCTCAATGACATTCAACAGATTGAACTCAATGAAGCGTTTGCTGCCCAATCATTAGCGGTCATTCGTGAATTGGACCTCAATCCTGAAATCATCAATGTTAACGGAGGAGCTATCGCATTGGGCCACCCATTGGGTTGTTCTGGCTCAAAGCTCTCTGTTCAGTTGATGAATGAAATGAAGCTGAGAAACCAGCGATACGGGATGGTTACCGCTTGTGTAGGGGGTGGCCAAGGCGTAGCAGGAATCTACGAAGTCCTGTCCAACTAA
- a CDS encoding 3-hydroxyacyl-CoA dehydrogenase NAD-binding domain-containing protein produces the protein MQVAEQATTNTSTRWHRNIKRVAVLGSGVMGSRIACHFANTGVQVLLLDIVPKELTEKEAAKGLTLAHPAVRNRIVNEALTAAVKGKPAALYNSEDAALIETGNFDDDFEKIAECDWILEAVVERLDIKKIIFEKVDNLRKEGSIITTNTSGIPIHMIQEGRSEDFRKHFLGTHFFNPPRYLRLLEIIPGPDTEQGLVDFMMNYGSQYLGKKTVTCKDTPAFIANRIGIYAIAKIFQLVKDMGLTIEEVDKLTGTATGKPKSGTFRLSDLVGLDTTVHVLNGLKQNCPNDEENSLFEVPPFVQTMLDNKWLGDKTKQGFYKKTRNEKGEREILSLDLETLEYRPKAKVSIPSLKLVKNTSSLAKRLKLLFKAEDKGGEFVRRSSLGIWAYVSNRIPEIADALYQIDDAVNAGFGWDKGPFETWDMVGVAETMAAFEAEGLKPAPWVQEMLDAGISSFYKVENGVKSYYDINTKSYQPIPGASNFLILENIKEEKTIWSNSDASIIDLGDGVLNVEFHSKMNSIGEGIIKAIHHAIQYAEDNSYNGVVVANEAPNFSVGANIMLMLMMASQGEWEELNLAVRTFQNTSMRMRYSAVPVVVAPHGMTLGGGCEFTLHSDVAVANAETYIGLVEVGVGLIPGGGGTKEMALRAADEYSQPGAIGVGVLEKYLMNIATAKVATSAAEAHAMKIFRDTDKVAINPDLRIKEAKEAVLALAEAGYTQPTQRKDIPVLGRNTLSTLLAAIGGMRYGHYISEHDAKIATKLAEVMCGGNLSGANNKVSEQYLLDIEREAFLSLAGEKKTMERMQHMLQTGKPLRN, from the coding sequence ATGCAGGTCGCTGAACAAGCCACTACAAACACTTCCACCCGCTGGCATCGCAACATCAAGCGTGTTGCGGTATTGGGTTCGGGCGTTATGGGCTCCCGAATCGCATGCCATTTCGCCAATACTGGCGTACAGGTACTACTACTGGACATCGTCCCTAAAGAATTAACTGAAAAGGAAGCCGCCAAAGGCCTTACCTTGGCCCATCCTGCAGTCCGAAATCGGATTGTCAATGAAGCCCTGACCGCTGCCGTCAAAGGAAAGCCAGCAGCATTGTACAATAGCGAAGACGCTGCCTTGATCGAGACAGGCAACTTTGATGACGATTTCGAAAAAATTGCCGAGTGCGATTGGATTCTCGAAGCAGTTGTTGAGCGCCTCGACATCAAGAAGATTATCTTCGAAAAAGTAGACAATCTCCGCAAAGAGGGCTCCATCATTACCACCAACACTTCCGGAATCCCCATTCACATGATTCAGGAAGGAAGAAGCGAGGATTTCCGTAAGCATTTCCTCGGAACTCACTTCTTCAACCCTCCACGTTATCTTCGCCTGCTTGAAATCATCCCAGGACCAGACACTGAACAGGGTCTGGTGGATTTCATGATGAACTACGGTTCCCAATACCTCGGCAAGAAAACGGTAACCTGCAAAGACACTCCTGCATTCATCGCCAACCGGATCGGGATCTACGCCATCGCTAAGATCTTCCAATTGGTGAAAGACATGGGATTGACTATCGAAGAGGTAGATAAATTGACTGGTACCGCTACAGGAAAACCCAAGTCTGGTACTTTCCGATTGAGCGATCTGGTAGGATTGGATACTACCGTCCATGTGCTGAATGGTCTCAAACAGAACTGCCCAAATGATGAGGAGAACTCCTTGTTTGAGGTTCCTCCGTTTGTGCAGACTATGCTCGACAACAAATGGCTCGGAGATAAAACCAAACAGGGGTTCTACAAGAAGACGCGTAATGAAAAAGGGGAGCGCGAAATCCTTTCCCTCGATCTCGAAACGCTAGAATACCGCCCGAAGGCAAAAGTCTCTATCCCAAGTCTGAAGCTGGTCAAAAACACTTCAAGCTTGGCCAAGCGCCTGAAACTCCTTTTCAAAGCTGAAGACAAAGGCGGAGAATTTGTACGTCGCAGCAGCTTGGGGATTTGGGCATATGTGTCCAATCGAATTCCAGAAATTGCCGACGCGCTCTACCAAATTGACGATGCAGTCAATGCTGGTTTTGGCTGGGACAAAGGTCCTTTCGAAACGTGGGACATGGTAGGCGTAGCAGAAACCATGGCTGCATTTGAAGCTGAAGGCCTCAAGCCGGCACCATGGGTACAGGAAATGCTAGACGCTGGAATCTCGTCCTTCTACAAGGTTGAAAATGGTGTCAAGTCCTACTACGACATCAATACCAAATCTTACCAGCCCATCCCAGGCGCATCCAACTTCCTGATCCTCGAAAACATCAAGGAAGAAAAGACCATCTGGTCCAATTCAGATGCATCGATCATCGACTTGGGAGACGGTGTCCTGAACGTAGAGTTCCATTCCAAAATGAACTCCATCGGAGAAGGCATCATCAAGGCAATCCATCATGCCATTCAATATGCGGAGGACAACTCTTACAATGGAGTGGTCGTGGCCAATGAAGCTCCCAATTTCTCCGTAGGTGCCAATATCATGCTCATGCTCATGATGGCCTCGCAAGGCGAATGGGAAGAATTGAACTTGGCAGTCCGTACTTTCCAAAATACTTCCATGCGCATGCGCTACTCTGCCGTTCCGGTGGTAGTCGCTCCTCATGGCATGACGTTGGGCGGAGGCTGCGAATTCACCCTACATTCTGATGTAGCTGTGGCCAATGCGGAAACCTATATCGGCTTGGTCGAAGTTGGTGTCGGACTGATCCCAGGCGGTGGTGGAACCAAGGAAATGGCACTGCGTGCGGCGGATGAATACAGCCAACCCGGAGCCATTGGAGTCGGAGTCTTGGAAAAATATCTCATGAATATCGCGACAGCCAAAGTAGCCACTTCCGCTGCAGAAGCTCACGCAATGAAGATCTTCCGCGACACGGACAAGGTTGCTATCAACCCAGATCTTCGGATCAAGGAAGCCAAGGAAGCCGTACTGGCGCTTGCCGAAGCCGGGTACACTCAGCCTACCCAGCGCAAGGATATCCCTGTATTGGGCCGCAATACTTTGAGTACCCTGCTTGCAGCCATCGGAGGAATGCGATACGGCCACTACATTTCTGAGCACGATGCCAAAATCGCCACAAAATTGGCCGAGGTAATGTGTGGAGGAAACCTGAGCGGCGCCAACAACAAGGTGTCCGAGCAGTACCTGCTGGATATCGAGCGTGAAGCATTCTTGAGCTTGGCGGGTGAAAAGAAAACCATGGAGCGGATGCAGCATATGTTGCAGACCGGAAAGCCTCTGCGTAACTAA
- a CDS encoding helix-turn-helix transcriptional regulator: protein MKSRFSSSNPRLLELHEKHASAYMSSQPPSESYSYRVQKLLLQQLREETPGIEIVADHLSMSVRSLQMKLKDEGTSYQKILNHVRKHLAIAYLQEPKVTKGEIAHLLGFSEISVFSRTFKKWTGKSPSEYQSAVAV, encoded by the coding sequence ATGAAATCGCGCTTCAGTTCCAGCAATCCAAGGTTGCTCGAATTGCATGAAAAACATGCATCCGCTTACATGAGTTCTCAACCGCCCTCTGAGTCATATTCCTATCGCGTCCAGAAATTGCTGCTCCAGCAACTTCGCGAAGAGACGCCAGGGATCGAAATCGTTGCTGATCACCTATCCATGAGCGTTCGCAGCCTCCAGATGAAACTCAAGGACGAAGGGACCAGCTACCAGAAGATCCTCAATCACGTAAGAAAACATTTGGCTATCGCCTACCTCCAAGAACCCAAGGTAACAAAGGGGGAGATCGCCCATTTATTGGGCTTCTCCGAAATCAGCGTCTTCTCTCGGACCTTCAAAAAATGGACGGGAAAGAGCCCTTCTGAGTATCAATCAGCCGTTGCGGTATAG